GATGGTTTTCCGGTGCGAATCGCGCCCGACGTCTCGAGAGTCGCCGAATACGGCTGTCCGCCAAGAATCCATACGATCCGATCGCCGCCCGGCGAAACCGCCGGCGAGTTCCCCTCGCCGACGCGCACGGGCTGACCGCCCGAAGCCGACACGACCCAGATCGTTTGCTTCGGCGGTATCGCAAGCGAGAGTGGGTTGGGATATTCGCTGCGCCGGTTCGTGCCTTCGCCGCGTACGTACACCACCGCGCGATTTCCCGGAACGATCGCGAGCGATCCTACGATTTGACCATCGTCGGCCGAATAGGGCGTAATCTTCCGCGCCTCCGACCCCGATGAGAAAAAGATGTTGTGCATTCCCCGCTCGTTGGCGGTGAACGCTATGGCCTTCCCATCCGGCGAAGCCGTGAGGTCATCCACAAACGGCGCGGAAAGAACCTGCGCCATCGTAAACGGTGAGGCCGCATGAACGGGCGTGGAAACAAGCAAGGCCAAAGCGATCGCAATAAAAACGCGGGCGAATGGACGGAACATCGCCCCGTCATTCGCCCGGTCTTGAACCTACCCTTGCGCTAGTCTTTAAACGCGGGCGACCGTTCTATCGACGATCGTGTTGCCCTCTTCCAGACCCACGCGATTCAACTTCCCGGGAAAATACTGCGCGACAAATTCCGCGGCAATTTTGGTCGAGGCCTGCTCGCCTTCGCGCGTTTCGAAGATGCTTACCGTCGTCAGTTGATTCGAGCCTGCATCAATGGCGTAGTATCCGCAGAAGCCGGGCACTTCGGAGACTTTCGGCAGAAAGTTGCGATCCAGGCTGGTTTTGAGTTCGTCGGAGTTGACGTCGCTCGTGTTGTAACGGCGAATAGCGAGGAACATAAAAGACCCCCTTTTTGGTAAAGAGGGCCTCAGTATAGCAAGGCGAGCTGGCGAAGTCTACGGCTGCATGGCCGCGCGCAAGGCTTCGGGTGAAGCGCCGAGCTGCAGCAAAATGCGTCCCGCGTCGGGAGCGCGGCGCGGCTGTCCCTGGCCTCCGCCGGGCGGCCCGGACGGCGGCGATCCGCCGTTTGCGCTTTCGAAGATTTTACGCATCGCATCGCGCATCTGCTGGCTCTGCGCAATCACGGCCTTTGACTCATCCGGAGTCAAAATCGCATCGATCTGCGTGATCGCGTCGGGCATCGAAACGGAGCCGCTGTCGAACTGCGTGATAACGGCTTGCACCTTGGTCTGATGATCGGCGCTGAGCGCATTGAAGCTTGCGGTCTTGGTATCGGCCCGCAGTTTCATGACTTGGGCCTGCTGATCCGGCGTCAGGGTGGGCATGAATTGGGCCGGGGCGGCGACCGGAAGCGCGCACACGGCAAAAAGTAAAACGAGAAAAATATTTCGCATGAACGAGACGCTACAGGGCGTGGCTGAGAATTCCTTGGGGGTTACCAGAACTTGACGCTTGGCGTCGCCCGCTAGGCCAAGCTGCCCGGTGGAACGACCGACGCGCCCGGAGCAGGCAGCGAACCGGTCAGGTCCGGCGCTTGCCCGCCGTGCTCTTCAACCCAGTGACAGGCTGCGAAATGTCCCGGCGCATACTCGGTGAACGGCGGCACTTCCAGCTTGCAGCGTTCGAATGCGACCGGGCAGCGCGTGTGAAAGCGGCAGCCCGAGGGCGGGTTTACGGGCGAGGGAATGTCGCCCGTCAGAACGATGCGTTTGCGCCGCTGTTCGACGTGCGGATCGGGAATCGGAATTGCCGACAGCAGTGAGATCGTATACGGATGCAGCGGACGTTCGTACAGATCGTCCCGATCCGCCAACTCCATGATCTTCCCGACGTACATGACCGCGATGCGCGTCGAGATATGGCGAACGACCGACAGGTCGTGCGCGATGAAGAGATAGGTCAAGCCGAGTTTCTGCTGCAGATCCTCAAGCAGATTGATCACCTGCGCTTGAATCGAAACGTCGAGCGCCGACACGGGCTCGTCGCAGACAATGAACTTCGGATCGACGGCCAGCGCGCGCGCAATTCCGATGCGCTGCCGCTGTCCGCCGGAGAACTCGTGCGGATACCGGTTCGAGTGATACGGCTGAAGGCCGACCAGGCGCAAGAGCTCCTGGACGCGCGCCTCAACCGCTTTCCCTTCTGCCAGATGATGAATCTTCAGCGGCTCGGCGACGATGTCGCCGACGGTCATGCGCGGATTCAGCGAGGCAAACGGGTCCTGAAAGATGATTTGCATCTCACGCCGCAGCCGCCGGATGTCGCCGCGCGAAAGATCCAGGATCGGCTTGCCGTCGAAGCAGACTTCGCCTTTGGTCGCCGGCAGCAGGCGCAAGATCACGCGTCCGACCGTAGTCTTACCCGAGCCGGACTCGCCGACCAGCCCCAGCGTCTCGCCGCGAGCGATCGTGAAATCTACGCCGTCGACGGCTTTGACGTCGCCGACGTGCTGCGAGAGCAGCCCGGCGTGAATCGGAAAATATTTGTAGAGATCGGTGACTTCGATCAGATTGTCGGTGGTTGGCTCAACTATGGGCTGGGCACTCATAATGGCCCCTCGTCACGTGCGCATTCGCGCACTGCTCGGGGGTCCGAAGCCTGTACTGAGCCGGGTCGAAGTGACAGGCTCGGGATGACAGTTGTCATGAGTGACCCACCGTCTCGACTTGGATCGTACGCTGATCCTTCGCGCGTTCGTCGTAGAGGAAGCAACGCGCGACGTGACCTTCGCCGAAATCGTAGACCGGAACGGGCTCGGCGCAGATCGGCATGCGGTACTTGCAGCGCGGCGCAAACGCGCATCCCGGCGGCAGACGAAGCAGGTTCGGCGGCTGACCCGGAATCGGTTCGAGCCGCTGGCGATCGCGAATGTCCAAGCGCGGCAGCGAGGCCAGCAGTCCTTGCGTGTACGGCATCTTCGGTTCGTCGAAGATCTGCTCGGCAGTTCCGTACTCGACCATGTTGCCGCCGTACATCACCAGCACGTTCTTGCAGACTTCCGCCACGACTCCCAGGTCATGTGTGATCAAGATGATCGCAGCGCCCGTCTCGTGCTGCATCTCGTTCATCAGTTCCAGAATCTGCGCTTGAATGGTGACGTCCAACGCCGTGGTCGGCTCGTCGGCGATCAAGAGTTGCGGATCGCAGGATAGCGCCATCGCGATCATGACGCGCTGCCGCATGCCGCCGGAAAATTGATGCGGATATTCCTTAATGCGCTTTTCTGGAAGCGAGATGCGCACCTTCTTGAACATCTCGATCGTTTTTTCGGTCGCTTCTTTCTTATTGTAGCCCAGATGCAGCTGGACCGCCTCGGAGATTTGCTCGCCGACGGTAAGCACCGGATTGAGCGACGTCATGGGATCTTGAAAGATCATCGCGATCTTGTTGCCGCGGATTTTGCGCATCTCCGTCTCGGACTTTGTCAGCAGATTCTCGCCGTTAAAATAGATGGCGCTGCTCGGATCGATCAAGCCGGGCCGCTGAATCAGCCGCATGATCGAGAGCGCGTTCACCGATTTGCCCGAGCCGGATTCGCCGACGATGCCCAACGTCGAGCCTGCCTCGAGCGAGTACGAGAGCCCGTTGACGGCAGTGACCAGTCCGTCCTCGGTGTTGAACGTCGTCCGGAGGTTTTTGACTTCGAGCAGGGGCATGCGCGCTTAGATTCCGGTCAGCGACAAGATCGTGCCGAGAACGACAAACCCCACGGCAAAGATGCCGGTGATGCGTTTGAGCTGTTCTTCGGCGCCGAGGCGGCTGTACGCGGACTCGACGCGGCCGCCCAGCGTTCCGGAGAGACCCTCTTGTTTGGTCGTTTGAATCGCGAGCAGCGTCACGAGCCCGACTGCGGAGATGACGAATAAGCCCGCGAGTCCATGCGTCAGCCAGCTGGCGTTCTGCTGAAACCAAGTGTTCACGTGCGGCGTGCTCGCGACGTTTTGCGTAAGTTGTATCGGTACGCCGGTCGGCACTGCGGCCGGCGCGGCTGTAGCGGCTGCGAGCAGCCAGGTCATACAGGTTCCTCCACGCGCTCAAGCGCGCTTTCAACTCTCGCCGCGACGTATTCGCCGGTCAGTCCGAATTGCGCGCGCTGCTTCGGCTGCGAATCGTGCTGCACCAGGACATTCGGTACGCCGATGCGCTCGACCGTGACTTTCAGGCCGCGATCTGAAACGAACTCGACAACCGCCGAGCCGAACCCGCCCGCCAGCGAATGCTCCTCTAACGTAATAAAGTGCTTGTGCGACTCGGCCAGCTCTAAGATCAGCGCTTCATCCATCGGTTTGGCAAAGCGCATGTTGACGACCGTGACATCGGGCGCCTGCTCGTGCGCGTCCAGCGCGATGTCAACGCTGTTCCCGTACGCCAGAATCGCCACGCCTGCACCTCGGCGCAAAACCTCCGCGCGTCCGTGCACGATCGGCGCGACCGGATCGCAATGCTTGCCGCTGGTCGAACCGCGCGGATACCGGATTGCGGCCGGCCCCTCGAGCGACAGCGCGTGCTCGAGCATCGGCTGGAGCTCTTCCTCGTTGCGCGGAGCCATGCACGTCATATTGGGAAGCGTGCGCATGTAGGCGATGTCGTAGAGCCCCATGTGCGTGGGGCCGTCGTCGCCGACGACGCCCGCCCGATCCATGCAGAACACGACCGGCAGATTCTGTACGCAGACGTCGTGCACGACTTGGTCGTACGCGCGCTGCAAAAAGGTCGAATAGATCGCGCAGACCGGACGTAACCCGTTGGTCGCCGCGCCGGCTGCGAAGCAGACGGCATGCGCTTCGGCGATCCCGACGTCAAAATACCGTTCCGGAAAACGTTTGGCGAACTTCGAGAGTCCCGTGCCGTCGGGCATCGCGGCGGTGATTCCGATCACGCGCGGATCTTTTTCCGCGATCGCGATCATCGCATCGCCGAAGACATCCTGAAACTTCGGTGCGGCGCCGGCCGACGGTTTCTTGCTGCCGTCACGCGGCTCGAACGCGTTGGCGCCGATGCCGTGGAAAGTTCGCGAATCGCGCTCCGCCGGCTCGTAGCCCTTGCCCTTCACCGTGCGAACGTGCAGGAGCACCGCCCGCGGAATCGCTTTGGCCGTCTCGAGCGCATCGACCAGCGCGTCGTAGTTGTGCCCGTCGATCGCGCCGATATAGCGGAAGCCCAGCTCTTCAAAGATGACCGCGGTTTTTTCCGAAGGTGCGATGAAGCGCATCGCGCCGATCTCCGCCGACTCGATCGCCTTCTTCGCCATGCCGCCGAGCGGCAGATGATTCAATACTTGTTTGCCGGTTTCGCGAACTTGATTCGCAAACGGCTTGCTGCGTAAGACGGAAAGATAGGAAGCCATCGACCCGACGTTGGGCGCGATCGACATCTCGTTGTCGTTAAGGATCACGATAAAATTCGTGCGCATCTGGCCGGCGTTGTTCAGCGCTTCATACGCCAGCCCGCCCGTAAGCGCGCCGTCGCCGATAACAGCGACGATCGTTTCCTTGCCGCCGGTCAAGTCGCGGGCTTGCGCCATGCCGAGCGCCGCGGAGACGCCGGTGCTTGCATGCCCCGCGCCAAAGCAGTCGTATTCGGATTCGCTGCGCATGGCGAAGCCGGAGAGACCGCCGCCTTTACGCAACGTCGAAAATCGATCGCGCCGCCCGGTCAGCAGCTTGTGGACGTACGTCTGATGGCTCACGTCCCAGACCACGCGATCCTGCGGCAGATTCAATGTGCGATGCAGCGCCATCGTCAGCTCGACAACGCCCAGGTTCGGAGCCAGATGGCCGCCGTTCTGCGCGCAGACCTCAACCAGAAGTTCGCGAATCTCGCGACCCAACCGATCGATCTCCGGGCGGGACAGGGTTTTGACGTCGGCGGGAGAGTCGATGCGTTCAATCACCATGAGCGGACTCCCACCCTTCGACAGACCGGGAATCGGTGTCCCCCGCCGCCGGAGGAAGGAACTCGGGCTGGGCCGGGGTGAGTACGGTAGGTGCTCGAGCATCCGGTCCTCACGCCAGTGCCGGTTCGGAACCGGCGAGTCTGGCGCGATCTGGCGCGGATTCTTTCCACGATCCTCAATCCGTTCTTGACTGCGCTGGCGCTTTTCGTCATCCTGTCGTACGTGCTCGCGCACGGCCGCACGGACGAGTTTTGGAAGTTGCTCTTCTTGACCACGTTCTTCACCTCGATTGGTCCGATGCTGTTCATCTTCTGGCTCTACGCGACCGATCGCATCTCGGATCTCGACATGTCGATCCGCGAGGAACGCGAGCGGGTCTTCGGCGTCTTCGTCGTCTTCTATCTGGCCGGTACGGCAACGCTGTGGCTCACGCACGCTCCCAAACTGTTAATCGCTTCGCTTGCCGGCTACACGCTCGCAACCGCGATCGTGCAATACATCACGCGGTACTGGAAGATCAGCACGCATGCCGTCGGCATCACTGCGCCGCTGGTGGCGCTTAGCTTTCTGTACGGCCGCCAGCCGCTGCCGTTCTTGGTGCTGATCCCGATGGTGTGCTGGGCCCGCGTCTATTTGCGCGCGCACACGATCGCGCAAGTGGTCGCCGGCGCCGTGCTGGCCACGTTCAGCGTAACGTTCTTCTTCTGGCTGTTTCACATTAAAGCTCTGTCTCAATCGTAGCGCAGATTAAAGCGGTGCGGCTCGTAGAGTTCCGGAGGGCCGGCGCGCAGTGCCTCAATAACGGACCAGAACCCAAGTGTCTCGTCAAAGACGAGCGCCGGCTGTTCGGCGTCTGTCGGGAGCAAGAATGTCATGTGCTCGGTGTCGCTTGCGCCGAGAACCCGGTGCGCGGGCGTACCCGACGACGCGTAATACGTGCGTCCGTCGTTATCGAAAACATGCGCGCTGCGAAGCGTCCAATGATAGCGCTCCCCGTACGGACAGAACACGCGCGCCGTCACGTCGTACGCGGTCAGACCGCTTGACGCGGGACGCCGGATGACTTTCGTAACCGTGAACCCCGTTTCGTAACCGCGCAATACCGCACCCAACGGCACGGGCATCGGCGGCCGGCCAAAGACGCACATCGCGTACGCAGCCGGACCCAACATCACGAATGCAAGCAGACCGGCACCCGCCGCCGTATACAATAACTTTGCCATACAAAGTTACTGTAGCACGCCGCGTGGAGGCTGTCTAGCCTTCAGACTTGCGGCGTGTGGATGTGTTCGGGGCGAAACCCAACGCCTATCACGCGCGCCGGGATACGGCGCAAGAGCGGAAACCACGTGAAAAGCATGAGCGGCAGCAGCGGCTTGCTGGGCCTCGGCGTCTGCGCCGGCTGCGCGGCCAAAACTCTTCTCATGATCAGATTTTGAAACACGAGCTGCAGCGCTTGCGTCATGACGGTCGGAAATGTGCGCCGGCGCTGTACCGCCGCCAAATCCGGCTCACGGTTTGCGGCCAGTGCCGGATACAAAATGTTGGCGGCCGCAACCGCGTCTTGAACGGCCAGGTTGATCCCCACGCCGCCGATCGGCGACATCGCATGCGCTGCGTCGCCGATGAAGAGCAAGCCTTCGTTGCACCACTTCTCCAGGCGGTCGACTTGAACGGTGAGCAGTTTGATGTCGTCCCAGCTTTGCAGAGCGTCGACGCGATCGCTCACGAACGGCGCTTGATCGGCGATGCCGGCACGAAACGCCTCCAGCCCGCGCGCTTTCAGCGTCTCGAAACTTCCCTTCGCAATGACGTATGCGCACTGCCAGTACTCCTCACGCATAAGCATCACGAAGATTCTGCCGTTCTTGATGTAGCCGAAAACTTGCGCGGGGTCGTCCGGCTTCCGCGGCAGGCGCAGCCAAAGTGCATCGATCGGTACGCCGAAATTTTTGGAACGCATGTGCGCTGCCTCGCGCAACGTCGAGTGGCGGCCGTCCGCACCGACCGTGAGAGCCGCGCGGATCTCGATCTCGCCTTGCGGCGTCGTCGCGCGAACGCCGGTCACCCGCGCGCCGTCCATTAGGGTTCCGGTCGCTTCGGTTTGCATCAGCACATGAAACCCCGGGTAGCGCCGCCCTTGCTGAACCAGGAAATTCAAGAAGTCCCACTGCGGCATGAAAGCCAAAAACTTGCAATGCGTCGGAACGTGGGTCAGGTCGACGAACGGATAGACGCGATCGTTGACGATGCCGGAGAACTGTGTGACTTCGCTGTGCGGAAGCGCCAAAAATGCGTCGAGCAGGCCGAGTTCCCAGATCAGTTCGAGCGTTGACGGATGGATCGTGTCGCCGCGAAAATCCCGAAAGAAATCCGCGTGCTTCTCCAGCACCGCAACCTCAATGCCGGCGCGCGCGAGCAAAAATCCCAGCATCATACCGGCCGGCCCGCCGCCGGCTATGACGACTCTTACGTTCACGACGAAAGCACGGACGGTTCGCGGCGTTCGAACGAGAGATTTGGAACCCGCCCCAGCGTCGCCGCCACGGCTGCGCGGAAGTGCTCGAGGTCGCCGCTCGTCACGCACACGGTCGCACCGCTTCCCGCCGTGTAGCCGCGCTGCGTTGCGAGTTCGGCGGCGCGCTCCGCCTGCACGATCGCCGGATCCACGCGCGTCACGCGCTCGCCGAGCACCGCCTCGAAGTGCGAATCCAGCAACGGATAATGGGTGCACGCCAAGATGACTGCGTCGAGATCGCTCGGCAACTCCGCGCACACGGCTGCGACGGCGGCGCGCGGTTCGGGTCCTTCCAGTTTTCCGGCCTCGACGAGCGGAACGAGCGCGGGAGCCGCGACTTCAAAAACGTCCGCACCCTTAACGCGCGCGTGAATTGCCTTCGTGTACGCGCCGCTCCGCGCAGTCGCCGAGGTCGCGATAACGCCGACGCGCTTGAAACCGGCGCGTTCGATCGCAATCGCCGCGGATTCGATGAGATCGACGATCGGAGCGCGCGATTGCGGCCAACCCCGCTGTGAAGCGGTCGCGCACGACGTGTTGCACGCCATGACGATGGCATCTACACCTCGCGCGTCGAGAAAAGCCACATTCTCGCTCAGCAACTCGGCCAACTCGGGCGTGCTGCGGTCACCGTACGGTACGTGCGCTTGATCGGCGAAGAACACGACGTCCTGGTGCGGCAGTTTTTCGCGCAGCCGCCGCAGCACCGTCAGCCCGCCGAGTCCCGAATCGAATAAACCTAGGGACACGAGCTGGTCAATTGCTCTCGGTATAATCTACGATGCCGTCGGCGATGGCTTGCGCCATCTTCTGCCGCCAGCTGCTCGATTGCAGGAGCGCGAGGTCGTCGGGATTCGAAATAAACGCCGTCTCGACCAGTGCGGCCGGCATGATGGCGTGGTTGATCACGTACAGCTTATCCTTGACGACACCGTTGTTCTTGACTCCGAGTTCGGCGATGACGCGGCGGCTGACAGCCTGCGCGAGCGCGAAGTCTCCGGCTTTGAAATAAAACGTGGTGACGCCGTGCGGCCCGGAGTTGACGTAGCTGTTGACGTGAATACTGATCAGCAGCCGCGCGCCACGCGAATTTGCAACGTCGTCGCGCGCCTGCAACTCGTCGCGGGCCGAATCGTTGGGTGCGTAGACGTCTTTGTCGGTGTCGCGCGTCATGATGACCTGCCAGCCGCGCGCAACCAAAATGTCGCGCACGCGCTTGGCTATGTCGAGCGTGATTTTCTTCTCTTGCGCGTCGCCGCGCCCCGCGCCGGGATCGCTGCCGCCGTGCCCGGGATCGATCGCGATCAAATTCGGGTTCGTCGGAACGTAGCGCGCGCTCGGGGAGACAACCGGCGAGGCGACGGGCGTAGCCTGGGCCGTGGCGTTTGAACCGAAGGTCCCGGTTCCGCTGCGCGGCGCGTCGGCTAGTTTGCGACTTGCCACGGTAATGGTGATGCCGCCGTCGTCGGGAACCACATCCACCTGATCGAAGTCGGTGAGTGAGAGCGCGACGCGCACCGCATCGCCACTCTGCTGGCGCGTGCGAACGGACGTTACCGGATCGCCCGCGGTTTGATCGGACGGCGGCATACCTAAGCGAGCGCCGTGAATGTCGATCCACCAGCGGTTGTCGGGCGGACGCAGCCGGTGCCAGTCGAACGCGCCGTCTCCGCTCACCGCGATCCGAATCGTGACGCTGCCCGGTTGCGTTTGCACGTCCACCGCCGTCACCTGCACGGGCTGCGGCGAGGGCATCGGCGTTGCGAACGGTATAGGCGTCGGCGGCGGCGCGAGCTCCGCAGGCAGCGGCGAAGGTGTAGCCGGCGCCGCGGCCGGCGAAACCGTAGAAAATGGCGGCAACTTCAGCGCGTGGAGCACGTCGTTTAACGGAACGTACGGATGGCCGTCGCGCATGAACGGCGCGAACGCAGCCGTCTGGGTAACCGACCCGGCCAAATAGTGGGGATCGCCGATCGCAAAGCTGATGACGGTCGGTCCGGGGAATGTGATCAGAATGTACTGATTCTCCGAATCCCAGGATAGCGTGGCGCCCTTGGCGCTGACTAACGCGTGCAAGCCGGGATCGTCCGCCGAAACCGCGGGCCCGGCCGGACGCTCGATCAGCGTTTGAAAGACGATCCGCTTGCCGTTGTAGATGTATGAATTGTCGGCCGCATCGGCGGCCGCGGCGCAGAGTATCGCGCTCAGCGCGAGCGCGAGGACGCTACCAATCCGAACGGCGTAACGGTTCATCGATTTCGAAACTCCCTCCGGGCAGCGTCGCAACTTTGCTGCCGGCAATCCGCACGGCCACGCGATCGATACCGGGAAGGGACGTGAGCGTCCACACCAATGACTTGAACTCACCGCTCTCGTTCAACGTTCCGCCGCTTTTGTTCGCGTCGGCCGAAAGATCGACCGTTGCCGTCGTTCCGTCAACGGTTGCGGAGAGCACGTGGGTTCCAGCCGGAAAGCGAACGGCCGAAATGTTTTGCGGAGGGCCCGCCACGGCCTGAGACGCGGCGTACAAGGCCAGGTATTGCGTATACTCGGCGGAGCTTTCTTTGGCGTTCTGAGGACGCACCGAAATCGTCCACGGAATCTCCGATCCGCCGTCAACCTTTGTATAGTACACGGTAATGCCGCCGGCGCCCGTACGATGTGACGTAAAATACCACGCGATCGCGGCGACGGCGATCAGGAGCGCTAGAAGAAGCAGGACCCGTGAAGATCTCACGGGTCCACTCCTTCGTCAGAGCGCTAAAACGCGCCTATGCCGTTCGGCGTGCCGTTGCCCGTCGGGCCATCATAACCGGCCCTTCCGGTGCAAAGGTAGGTGCCGCAACTCCCGTTGCTTCCGCTCGTCACGTCGAACAACGCGCCGAGATTCGCATACGAGAACGAGCCGTAGTTCACGCTGCCCGCATTTCCGGCAAGCGCATACACCGATGCAATAACCGGTGAAGCGACGCTCGTGCCGCCGAAGACCATCCAGCCGGATTGTCCCCGGTACGCGGTGCTGTCGTATACTGCGACGCCCGTATTGGGATTGGCGACGGCCGACACATCGGCGACCGTGCGCCGCGTGCAACCGGTATCGGTTTGCCACGACGGCTTCGCCTCGAGAGCGCTGCAACCCGATCCCGCGCCGCTCCAAACGGTTTCGCTCCAGCCGCGTGCGTTGCTCGCGCGCGACAGCGACGTGCCGCCGACCGCCGTAACGTAGGGCGACGCCGCCGGGTATTCCACGCCGTAACCGCTGTCGCCGGAACTCACCGTGACGGCATGTCCGGGGTGATTATAGTAGGCGTCGTAAGTCATCTCGTTGGAGACTTCGCTGCCGCCGTAACTGTTGCTGATCGCATTGGCGCCAAGACTGGCTGCGGTGTTCACCGACGTGCCGAGGTCGACAAAGCTGGCGCTGTTGGCTTCAACCAGCAGGATGTGACAGTTCGGACAGATCGCGGAGACCATGTCGAGGTCCAGCGAAATCTCTTGACCCCAGCTGGCGTTCGCGGCGGGCGGCGTGCTGCCGCCGGTTTGATTGACTTTCTTGAAGCACCCGTTCGCGGTCGTGCACGGCGGCAATCCGAACTGCGCGCGATAGACTCCCAGGTCGCTTTCGGCCGTTACCGCGTCGTACGCGTCAACGATTGCAACCGTTTGGCCCGCACCGTTCGCCGAGGACGGCAGTGCGTAAGCGGCTTGCAGATCGGCGGGCGCATAGCCCGACGGATTTCCCGGCGCGGGTGTGGGCGTCGGCGATTGAACCGGCGTCGGCGTCGGACCCGGCGGCGGTGTTGGCCTGCGGTCGGGGTTCACGCTCAGCGGCTCGATAGAAACGCCCCGGTAGATCCCGTGGTAACCGTTGGGATCGCCGCCGCCGACGTCCGTGCGCACCAGCGAGAAGCAGCGCGCGTAGCCTTCCGCTACGTCACCGCACGATTGGGTTACGTTCGATTGCGGCTGAGCCAAAGACGATGTGGCAGGGATGGAACCGTTTAAGGAATTCGAGCATGCGGCCATCGCAAATACGGCGGCCGCTCCAAGAATGAGTGCAAGCTTCTTCTGCAACGGTGTCTCCTTAAATGAAGGAAGAAAAACAGTTGGGCAATTTGCCCTGCCGGGGGGTCCTTCTTTCGTATTTCGGCTACACCGATCCAAGTCTTAACCGACGAGGTCGGTGATGCCAACGAAAAGGATGGCGGAGTCGTCTACGGGCTCGGCCTGGGCGAGAATGCGGCTCTTGATGCGCTCCGCGATGTTCTCTGTCGACCCGCGCCGGTATTCGGCTTTCGCGACTTCGATGAGCGTCTCCATACCCTTCAGATAGTCACGCTCGACCTCGACGATCCCGTCCGTGAAGCAGATGATGCCTTCCCCCTCGCGCAGACTGGCTTCGAACGTTTGATAGCGCGTCTGCGGTTCCACACCGAGCATGAGGCCCTCGCCGCTCAACTGCTCGACGTCGCCGTTGGTTCTGACGGCCAACGGTAGCGGATGACCGGCGACCGCGTACAGCATTTTTCCGGTGCGCATATCGAGGGTTGCAAAAAATGCGG
This Candidatus Rubrimentiphilum sp. DNA region includes the following protein-coding sequences:
- a CDS encoding N-acetylmuramoyl-L-alanine amidase — encoded protein: MNRYAVRIGSVLALALSAILCAAAADAADNSYIYNGKRIVFQTLIERPAGPAVSADDPGLHALVSAKGATLSWDSENQYILITFPGPTVISFAIGDPHYLAGSVTQTAAFAPFMRDGHPYVPLNDVLHALKLPPFSTVSPAAAPATPSPLPAELAPPPTPIPFATPMPSPQPVQVTAVDVQTQPGSVTIRIAVSGDGAFDWHRLRPPDNRWWIDIHGARLGMPPSDQTAGDPVTSVRTRQQSGDAVRVALSLTDFDQVDVVPDDGGITITVASRKLADAPRSGTGTFGSNATAQATPVASPVVSPSARYVPTNPNLIAIDPGHGGSDPGAGRGDAQEKKITLDIAKRVRDILVARGWQVIMTRDTDKDVYAPNDSARDELQARDDVANSRGARLLISIHVNSYVNSGPHGVTTFYFKAGDFALAQAVSRRVIAELGVKNNGVVKDKLYVINHAIMPAALVETAFISNPDDLALLQSSSWRQKMAQAIADGIVDYTESN
- a CDS encoding S53 family peptidase; protein product: MQKKLALILGAAAVFAMAACSNSLNGSIPATSSLAQPQSNVTQSCGDVAEGYARCFSLVRTDVGGGDPNGYHGIYRGVSIEPLSVNPDRRPTPPPGPTPTPVQSPTPTPAPGNPSGYAPADLQAAYALPSSANGAGQTVAIVDAYDAVTAESDLGVYRAQFGLPPCTTANGCFKKVNQTGGSTPPAANASWGQEISLDLDMVSAICPNCHILLVEANSASFVDLGTSVNTAASLGANAISNSYGGSEVSNEMTYDAYYNHPGHAVTVSSGDSGYGVEYPAASPYVTAVGGTSLSRASNARGWSETVWSGAGSGCSALEAKPSWQTDTGCTRRTVADVSAVANPNTGVAVYDSTAYRGQSGWMVFGGTSVASPVIASVYALAGNAGSVNYGSFSYANLGALFDVTSGSNGSCGTYLCTGRAGYDGPTGNGTPNGIGAF
- a CDS encoding GerMN domain-containing protein, with product MRSSRVLLLLALLIAVAAIAWYFTSHRTGAGGITVYYTKVDGGSEIPWTISVRPQNAKESSAEYTQYLALYAASQAVAGPPQNISAVRFPAGTHVLSATVDGTTATVDLSADANKSGGTLNESGEFKSLVWTLTSLPGIDRVAVRIAGSKVATLPGGSFEIDEPLRRSDW